Proteins encoded together in one Euzebyales bacterium window:
- a CDS encoding FAD binding domain-containing protein, with protein sequence MSVARPRTLADAIDALADAPDADLLAGGTDLMVEVNFGHRRPRRIVGLRRVEELRGWRREDGRFDLGALTTYRQIEDELATVLPAFAAAARTVGSPQIRNAGTVGGNIGTASPAGDALPLLAALDAEVVCDGIDGRRIVALHDFITGPKQTDRRPGELISHVRFDACAGPQQFLKVGPRNAMAISTVCLALVADTDGRRVRVGTGSVAPRPMRPAEAEAFASDAIDWDAGAMAPDDLDTFGAMVAGAASPVTDHRGTEVYRRHAVGVLARRALARALRDMTAGDGAGS encoded by the coding sequence GTGAGCGTCGCGCGCCCCCGGACGTTGGCCGACGCCATCGACGCGTTGGCCGACGCCCCCGACGCTGACCTGCTGGCCGGCGGGACCGATCTGATGGTCGAGGTCAACTTCGGCCATCGCCGCCCCCGACGGATCGTGGGGCTGCGGCGCGTCGAGGAGCTCCGCGGATGGCGACGTGAGGACGGCCGGTTCGACCTCGGCGCGCTGACGACGTACCGCCAGATCGAGGACGAGCTGGCGACCGTTCTGCCGGCATTCGCCGCGGCAGCGCGCACGGTCGGGTCGCCCCAGATCCGCAACGCCGGCACCGTGGGCGGCAACATCGGCACCGCCAGCCCCGCCGGCGACGCCCTGCCTCTGCTGGCCGCCCTGGATGCGGAGGTCGTATGCGACGGCATCGACGGGCGCCGCATCGTGGCGCTGCACGACTTCATCACCGGCCCCAAGCAGACCGACCGGCGGCCCGGCGAGCTGATCAGCCACGTCCGCTTCGACGCGTGCGCCGGTCCGCAGCAGTTTCTCAAGGTCGGTCCGCGCAACGCGATGGCCATCTCGACGGTCTGCCTCGCGTTGGTGGCCGACACCGACGGCCGCCGGGTCCGGGTTGGAACTGGCTCTGTGGCGCCGCGTCCGATGCGACCGGCCGAGGCCGAGGCGTTCGCGTCCGACGCGATCGACTGGGACGCCGGGGCGATGGCTCCCGACGACCTTGACACCTTCGGTGCGATGGTGGCCGGCGCCGCCAGCCCCGTCACGGACCACCGGGGTACGGAGGTGTACCGGCGGCACGCCGTCGGGGTGCTTGCCAGGCGCGCGCTGGCGCGGGCGCTGCGGGACATGACAGCGGGCGACGGGGCCGGATCGTGA